A DNA window from Enoplosus armatus isolate fEnoArm2 chromosome 9, fEnoArm2.hap1, whole genome shotgun sequence contains the following coding sequences:
- the invs gene encoding inversin codes for MASATSSPGPASLGSQVHAAAVNGDRSALLKLITADPSLRDREDQFGRTPLMYCVLADRLDCAEILLKAGASVNKTDHSQRTALHLAAQKGNVRFLKLLLSRRANWLQKDLEEMTPLHLATRHPSQKALALLLKHIGPGEVDTQDKNKQTALHWSAFYNRPEHVRLLIKHDSNIGIPDSEGKIPLHWAAHSQEPSATQTVRCILEAAPTESLLNWQDYEGRTPLHFAVADGNEAVVEVLTSYEGCNVTAYDNLFRTPLHWAALLGHARIVHLLLERNTSGTIPSDSQGATPLHYGAQSNNAETVGVFLSHPSVKDEPDLEGRTAFMWAAGKGSDDVIRTMLALIPHIDINMADKYGGTALHAASLSGHVSTVKLLLERGAMVDSLDVMKHAPLFRACEMGHRDVILTLIKGSARVDLVDVDGHTALHWAALGGNAEVCQILMENGISPNVQDQAGRTPLQCAAYGGYITCMAVLMENNADPNIQDKEGRTALHWSCNNGYLDAVKLLLGYNAFPNHMEHTEERYTPLDYALLGGHSEVTQFMLEHGALSIAAIQDIAAASIQAVYKGYTVRKAFRERKQLLMRHEQLRKDAAKKREEEQRRREAVQQVSVAPAEKWRVPLVRTEQEKLSLANIIEDLSMNDSVVETKKSSKAERTKSKEERHKAHKSRSSRRIKTAEPHEVPDSSSRHCHVTEDTVPGAPQTTRLKELLSPASCSQPPSLKPRPPSMPKVRERPSSNTCTPSTSFSVTHQTDTITRECIPLKKRDAHMTVQTAPGKTDAHTSAQKHRNHKETSEKAATKDQTHTPSLRGSSSLDHKSPSRKTQSATHAPISTRTHREHSKEQRRTRNEAASIIQRAWRRFHTHRRREVKACEEVDSSDSNHTHVRRKMEIRVQPTKPSASKTSVLQSIYGNSMARRGRSLRGSQSQLLLDMPLRTQSQLSGIDCVHLTDAVNQAKQYSYHLRPHSAGQGTRGRGKH; via the exons GCCTCAGCGACGTCTAGCCCAGGACCTGCCTCTCTGGGCTCGCAGGTTCATGCTGCAGCTGTCAATGGAGATAGGAGCGCCCTCCTCAAACTCATTACAG CAGATCCCTCGCTGCGGGACCGTGAGGACCAGTTTGGCCGGACCCCTTTGATGTACTGTGTGCTGGCTGACCGCCTGGATTGTGCAGAGATCCTGTTGAAGGCCGGAGCCTCGGTCAACAAGACCGACCACAGCCAGCGCACCGCTCTGCACCTTGCCGCTCAGAAG GGGAATGTGCGTttcctgaagctgctgctgtccagGCGTGCCAACTGGCTGCAGAAAGATTTAGAGGAGATGACCCCGCTGCACCTGGCCACCCGACACCCCTCCCAAAAAGCCCTCGCCCTGCTGCTAAAACACATTGGACCTGGAGAGGTTGACACACAAGACAAGAACAAG CAAACTGCTCTCCACTGGTCAGCGTTTTATAACCGACCAGAACACGTTCGCCTTCTCATCAAGCACGATTCCAACATCGGCATCCCAGACAGCGAGGGCAAGATCCCTCTTCACTGGGCAGCGCACAGTCAGGAGCCCAGCGCTACACAAACTGTCCGCTGTATACTG gaggCAGCTCCCACTGAGTCCCTGTTGAACTGGCAAGACTATGAGGGGCGGACGCCCCTGCACTTTGCCGTTGCCGACGGTAACGAGGCAGTGGTTGAGGTGCTGACATCTTACGAGGGCTGCAATGTGACAGCTTATGATAACCTCTTCAGAACGCCGCTGCACTGGGCTGCTCTGCTCG gccATGCCAGAATCGTCCACCTGCTGTTGGAGAGAAACACATCAGGGACTATTCCCTCAGACAGCCAAGGAGCAACACCTCTGCACTATGGTGCTCAGAGCAACAACGCT gagaCAGTGGGTGTGTTTCTGTCCCATCCATCTGTGAAGGATGAACCCGATCTGGAGGGGAGGACGGCCTTCATGTGGGCCGCTGGGAAGGgcagtgatgatgtcatccgCACCATGCTGGCCCTCATCCCTCACATTGACATCAACATGGCTGACAAGTACGGAGGCACTG CACTCCATGCTGCCTCCCTGTCAGGCCATGTGAGCacagtgaagctgctgttgGAGAGGGGGGCGATGGTCGACTCTCTGGATGTGATGAAACATGCGCCGCTGTTTCGCGCATGCGAGATGGGGCACAGAGATGTCATACTCACACTCATTAAAG GTTCTGCACGTGTGGACCTGGTAGACGTGGATGGTCACACTGCTCTGCACTGGGCAGCACTGGGAGGGAATGCTGAGGTCTGCCAGATACTGATGGAGAATGGGATTAGTCCCAATGTACAG GACCAGGCAGGACGGACTCCTCTGCAGTGTGCTGCTTATGGCGGCTACATCACCTGCATGGCTGTTCTCATGGAGAACAATGCTGATCCAAACATACAGGACAAAGAG GGGCGGACCGCTCTCCACTGGTCGTGTAACAATGGCTACCTGGACGCTGTGAAACTGCTACTGGGTTACAATGCCTTTCCTAATCACATGGAGCACACCgaggagag GTACACCCCTCTGGACTACGCTCTGCTGGGGGGTCACAGCGAGGTGACTCAGTTCATGCTGGAGCACGGTGCTCTGTCCATCGCAGCCATCCAGGACATCGCCGCTGCCTCCATCCAGGCAGTCTACAAGGGCTACACCGTCCGCAAGGCCTTCAGGGAGAGAAAGCAGCTCCTCATGAGGCATGAGCAGCTGCGCAAGGATGCAGCCAA gAAACGAGAGGAAGAACAGCGGAGGAGAGAAGCTGTGCAGCAAGTCTCTGTGGCCCCTGCAGAGAAATGGAGGGTCCCTCTGGTGAGAACAGAGCAGGAAAAGCTCTCCTTAGCGAACATTATAGAGGACTTATCCATGAATGACTCAGTGGtggaaacaaagaaatcatCCAAAGCTGAACGCACTAAGAGCAAAGAAGAGAGACATAAAG CCCACAAGAGCAGATCCTCCAGAAGAATTAAAACAGCTGAACCACATGAGGTTCCTGATTCTTCGAGCCGCCACTGTCATGTGACCGAGGACACTGTGCCCGGTGCTCCCCAGACCACCAGGCTGAAGGAGCTTCTCTCTCCTGCCAGCTGTAGCCAGCCACCCAGCCTCAAACCCAGACCCCCATCCATGCCCAAAGTCAGGGAACGACCTTCCTCAAACACATGCACTCCTTCCACAAGCTTCTCCGTGACGCACCAAACTGACACTATTACCAGAGAATGCATCCCTCTAAAAAAGAGAGACGCTCACATGACTGTGCAGACTGCCCCCGGCAAGACTGACGCCCACACCTCTGCACAAAAGCACAGAAACCACAAGGAGACTTCAGAAAAGGCCGCCACCAAAGACCAAACTCACACTCCCTCATTAAGAGGCAGTTCATCTTTAGACCACAAAAGCCCCTCGAGAAAGACTCAGTCTGCCACACATGCACCTATCtcgacacgcacacacagggaACACAGCAAAGAACAGCGAAGGACGAGGAACGAGGCTGCAAGCATCATCCAGCGAGCTTGGCGAAG gttccacacacacagacggagagaggTAAAGGCCTGTGAAGAGGTGGACTCAAGTGATTCAAACCACACTCATGTCAGGAGGAAGATGGAAATCCGAGTGCAACCCACTAAACCATCAGCGAGTAAGACCTCAGTGCTACAAAGTATCTATG GTAACTCTATGGCCAGACGAGGGCGTTCACTTCGGGGCTCTCAGTCTCAGCTGCTCCTGGACATGCCTTTACGCACCCAGAGCCAGT TGAGCGGTATAGACTGTGTGCACCTGACCGACGCTGTGAATCAGGCCAAGCAGTACTCTTACCACCTGAGACCACATAGTGCTGGACAGGGGACCAGAGGCCGAGGGAAACATTGA